A genomic region of Desulfosarcina ovata subsp. ovata contains the following coding sequences:
- a CDS encoding NAD-dependent epimerase/dehydratase family protein — MHILILGGDGYLGWPTAMYFSNRGYDVTVVDNYMRRNTCTELDVGMLYPVPTLIERAKIWHELTGKEIKVVIGDLTQPEVMRSFFKGGVEYSWAIENSFTGIPDTMIHYAEQPSAPFSLINYKYANLTLGNNLLVTNNLMFALKDFARDTHVIHVGTMGEYGTPNIDIEEGWLEIEHKGRKDKFLFPRQASSLYHTTKIMDTDLMWFAVRMWDLRITDLMQGPVYGMETEDSKIDDRLMTLFNYDEIFGTIVNRFITQAVVGYPLTVYGKGGQTRGYLNINDTLQCVHMSEKTPPKKGELRIFNQIMETFSVNQLAEIACRVGKSLGYDVEVKSIVNPRREAEEHYYNPVYQGLIDIGVNPHYLTDDVMAGMFKVVERYKANIRKDVIFRGIKW, encoded by the coding sequence ATGCACATTTTAATATTAGGTGGTGATGGTTATCTGGGTTGGCCCACGGCCATGTATTTCTCCAATCGTGGGTATGACGTGACTGTTGTTGACAATTACATGCGGAGAAACACCTGTACGGAACTTGATGTGGGAATGCTTTACCCTGTACCAACGCTTATCGAAAGAGCTAAAATTTGGCATGAACTTACAGGAAAAGAAATCAAAGTCGTCATTGGTGATTTGACCCAACCTGAAGTTATGAGGTCTTTTTTTAAAGGCGGTGTAGAGTATTCGTGGGCCATAGAAAACTCCTTTACCGGTATCCCCGATACAATGATTCACTATGCAGAACAACCTTCTGCTCCGTTTTCCCTAATTAATTATAAATATGCCAACCTGACATTGGGCAACAATCTTCTTGTTACCAACAATCTCATGTTTGCTCTTAAGGATTTTGCCCGTGATACACACGTGATTCATGTGGGAACCATGGGGGAGTATGGCACGCCTAATATCGATATCGAAGAAGGGTGGCTTGAAATCGAACATAAAGGAAGAAAAGACAAATTTTTATTTCCTCGTCAGGCCAGTTCTCTTTATCACACAACGAAAATCATGGATACAGACTTGATGTGGTTTGCTGTCCGCATGTGGGACCTTCGGATCACGGATTTAATGCAAGGTCCTGTGTATGGTATGGAGACTGAGGATTCGAAAATTGATGACAGGTTGATGACCTTGTTCAATTACGATGAAATATTCGGAACAATCGTCAACCGCTTCATTACCCAGGCTGTGGTGGGCTATCCACTAACAGTGTACGGTAAAGGAGGTCAGACTCGTGGATATCTGAATATCAACGATACATTGCAGTGTGTTCACATGTCTGAAAAGACACCGCCTAAGAAAGGGGAACTGCGTATATTCAACCAGATTATGGAAACCTTCTCTGTAAACCAACTGGCGGAAATAGCCTGCCGAGTTGGTAAATCTTTGGGTTATGATGTTGAGGTTAAAAGTATTGTAAATCCACGTAGAGAGGCGGAAGAGCACTACTACAATCCGGTATATCAAGGTTTGATCGATATAGGCGTCAATCCCCATTACCTGACTGATGACGTGATGGCCGGTATGTTTAAGGTGGTGGAGAGATACAAGGCGAACATCAGAAAAGATGTAATTTTCAGGGGCATAAAATGGTAA